A genomic stretch from Chitinophaga agri includes:
- a CDS encoding PI-PLC domain-containing protein: MANNLSSWMSNPIIQRKKLSQIVIPGTHDSGTYGLTDSLSTVSYSNIAFLWQLSKQSAPANGSFPWTGSGTKEAPTYYVGPEMYDYIINVVKQMSQSQDSSDSIYAQLNNGIRFFDLRLYYDETTTPNDYYLQHGLRGPSLTTVLDDIHQFISEGQQEKPVRQELIFLQISHTNFSDDAARRTQEVVKKFVSILNQKEENNIYTVHAPHNLNTFFTDKSLSEITGWGTKVIILNADHDKYSYNDPLVFDGNFHATDSSTGVDTVADLWVREQEALNNLSCSQKSPWGISWVMTPHASDLISYVMKTLMVKSVEPPPLAAMALAANPSLPAFIQYAAKPNSFNLITCDWYRLPGTPNGTASVVEIAMALSAM, translated from the coding sequence ATGGCCAACAACTTAAGTTCATGGATGAGCAATCCTATCATCCAGCGTAAAAAACTCAGTCAGATCGTCATACCCGGCACCCATGACAGCGGCACCTATGGTCTCACCGATTCTCTTTCCACTGTCTCTTATTCAAATATCGCCTTTTTGTGGCAGCTCAGTAAGCAGTCTGCTCCCGCCAATGGTTCATTCCCATGGACCGGCAGTGGGACAAAAGAAGCCCCCACCTATTATGTCGGCCCCGAGATGTACGATTATATCATTAATGTGGTAAAACAAATGTCACAATCCCAGGATAGTTCCGATTCCATCTATGCACAGTTAAATAACGGAATTCGCTTTTTTGACCTGCGTTTGTATTACGATGAAACAACTACCCCCAATGACTATTATCTTCAGCATGGTCTGCGTGGTCCATCGTTAACAACTGTATTGGATGACATCCATCAATTCATCAGCGAAGGACAGCAGGAGAAGCCCGTACGGCAGGAGTTGATCTTCCTGCAGATTTCGCATACCAATTTTAGTGATGATGCTGCTCGCAGAACCCAGGAAGTGGTTAAGAAGTTCGTTAGTATATTGAACCAGAAGGAGGAAAATAATATATATACGGTTCATGCTCCACATAATCTTAATACTTTCTTTACCGATAAATCACTATCGGAAATCACGGGCTGGGGAACCAAGGTGATTATATTAAATGCAGATCATGACAAGTACAGTTATAATGATCCTCTGGTGTTCGATGGTAACTTCCACGCCACGGATTCATCTACTGGCGTTGATACCGTGGCTGATCTATGGGTCAGGGAGCAAGAGGCCCTGAACAATCTCTCATGCAGTCAGAAGAGTCCATGGGGTATAAGCTGGGTAATGACGCCACATGCATCGGACCTCATCAGTTATGTTATGAAAACACTGATGGTCAAATCCGTAGAGCCCCCGCCACTGGCAGCGATGGCGCTGGCCGCCAATCCTTCTCTGCCCGCCTTTATTCAGTACGCAGCTAAACCGAATTCCTTCAATCTGATTACATGCGACTGGTACCGGCTGCCTGGTACACCCAATGGCACGGCATCTGTGGTGGAGATAGCGATGGCTTTAAGCGCCATGTGA
- a CDS encoding Crp/Fnr family transcriptional regulator, with translation MSLKGIFPIDKWIFRSRSILESLTAEETERFLSATVEQCYRRGQIIFREDSPAFGIYYIKEGKIKKYKQDRNGNEHIIYVANAGEFIGYHAVLSDNHYPDSAAALEDCIITLIPRDTFLLAIESSPNLSRHLLEALSHEYSVLANNLSIVARHSAKERLAISLVVLREKYKSSENDTGDICITVSRKDLANLAATTEENVVRMLKDLKKEKIISTIGRKIIIDDVKSLIKMTNYQ, from the coding sequence ATGAGCTTAAAAGGTATCTTCCCGATAGATAAATGGATTTTCCGTTCCAGGTCAATACTGGAAAGCTTAACTGCAGAAGAAACAGAAAGGTTTTTATCAGCTACCGTGGAGCAATGTTACCGGAGAGGGCAGATCATCTTCAGAGAAGACAGTCCCGCTTTTGGTATTTACTATATAAAAGAAGGGAAAATCAAAAAATATAAGCAGGACAGGAACGGCAATGAGCATATAATATATGTGGCCAATGCCGGAGAATTTATCGGATATCACGCCGTATTATCAGATAACCATTATCCGGACTCTGCTGCTGCTCTCGAAGACTGTATCATTACCCTTATTCCGAGAGACACTTTTCTTTTAGCAATAGAATCCTCACCAAATTTATCCAGGCACCTGTTAGAAGCACTCAGTCATGAATACAGCGTACTTGCGAACAATCTGTCGATCGTAGCAAGGCACTCTGCGAAGGAGCGCTTAGCAATATCCCTGGTTGTTTTGAGAGAAAAATACAAATCGTCTGAAAATGATACGGGGGATATCTGCATCACTGTTTCACGGAAAGACCTTGCCAATCTGGCTGCCACCACTGAAGAGAACGTAGTGCGGATGTTAAAAGACCTTAAAAAAGAAAAAATTATAAGTACAATAGGCAGGAAAATTATAATCGATGATGTAAAGTCATTGATAAAAATGACGAACTACCAATAA
- a CDS encoding methyltransferase domain-containing protein: protein MITDKTTLKEVFSNNNNFDELYPDDIRSLSRLHWTSIEIAKRAGRFLAATPGAKILDIGSGVGKFCLSAGYHHPDCNFYGVEQRGSLVGIANQVQQQLSVANVTFIHANFTQLDYSAFDHFYYYNSFYENLIDESLYIDNHIDHSESLYYYYTDYLYGVLKQRPQGTRLVTYQSSYERIPAAYRLVESDVDMLFNCWIKYR from the coding sequence ATGATTACAGATAAAACAACATTGAAAGAAGTCTTCTCGAATAATAATAATTTTGATGAATTGTACCCGGATGATATACGTAGCCTGTCGAGATTGCATTGGACGTCGATTGAAATAGCTAAAAGAGCCGGCAGATTTCTAGCCGCGACCCCAGGCGCAAAAATTCTGGATATTGGATCCGGTGTCGGTAAGTTCTGCCTGAGTGCAGGCTATCATCACCCTGATTGCAATTTTTATGGAGTGGAGCAAAGGGGAAGTCTTGTAGGTATAGCTAATCAGGTTCAACAACAATTGTCAGTTGCGAATGTTACTTTCATTCACGCAAACTTTACACAGCTGGATTATTCAGCATTTGATCATTTTTATTATTACAACTCGTTTTATGAAAATCTAATTGATGAGAGCCTGTATATTGATAATCATATTGATCATTCTGAAAGCTTGTACTATTATTATACCGACTATTTATATGGAGTTCTTAAACAAAGACCACAAGGTACCCGCCTTGTCACCTATCAAAGCTCCTATGAGCGTATTCCTGCGGCATATCGTTTAGTGGAGAGTGATGTTGATATGTTATTTAATTGCTGGATTAAGTATAGATAA
- the tnpA gene encoding IS66 family insertion sequence element accessory protein TnpA — translation MQSSNNSTIRSFTISEKKNIAMQWSQSNVKMQVFCDNHGITVSMLKNWRKQFATPAKVPRRKHFIQLTPSKASIPDIALPFAEVISLSGNRIIFHSAVNTDMLKELLNSK, via the coding sequence ATGCAATCATCCAATAATTCCACGATACGTTCATTTACAATATCGGAGAAGAAGAATATCGCGATGCAATGGAGCCAGTCAAACGTAAAGATGCAAGTGTTTTGTGATAATCATGGAATCACGGTCTCCATGCTCAAGAACTGGAGGAAGCAGTTTGCCACTCCTGCAAAAGTTCCCAGACGAAAACATTTCATTCAGCTGACACCTTCTAAGGCGAGTATACCAGATATTGCACTTCCATTCGCGGAGGTGATATCTTTATCAGGTAACAGGATAATTTTTCATTCGGCGGTCAATACAGACATGCTAAAAGAGCTACTAAACAGTAAATAA
- the tnpB gene encoding IS66 family insertion sequence element accessory protein TnpB (TnpB, as the term is used for proteins encoded by IS66 family insertion elements, is considered an accessory protein, since TnpC, encoded by a neighboring gene, is a DDE family transposase.) gives MLALSSSCRYFLYTQPIMISSSFYKLAAIVNQQMHLDPLTGDVYIFFNRRATHIKLLQWQQDGFAIYYKRLEKGTFEIPKPGGVQSSLTSTQLMLILQGIQMDKVQYRRRYFRQSADH, from the coding sequence ATGCTGGCACTCTCGTCCTCATGCAGGTATTTTCTGTATACTCAGCCAATCATGATAAGTAGTAGCTTTTACAAACTGGCGGCTATTGTCAATCAACAGATGCATTTGGATCCTTTAACCGGGGATGTCTATATTTTCTTTAACCGCAGAGCTACACATATCAAGCTACTTCAATGGCAGCAAGATGGATTTGCGATTTATTACAAGCGGCTTGAGAAGGGAACATTTGAGATTCCCAAACCAGGTGGGGTACAGTCTTCGCTTACTTCTACACAATTGATGCTTATTCTGCAAGGCATTCAGATGGATAAAGTCCAGTACCGCAGGCGGTATTTTCGACAATCTGCCGATCATTAA
- the tnpC gene encoding IS66 family transposase, protein MSTSAEDNDYKQLYESAINKVEQLQHELNQLKKMIFGVRQERFIPADKNQLALDIPTEQSAAVCNVLDAKKVTYVKVVKQDATQARDSRHTIPSHLRREDVIIDPDHIPAGSKHIGTTETEVLEYKPAEIYVVRYIRNKYLLPSADETSSKIIVGPLPTLPVAKSMMGPGLLAQLVVEKICDHLPVHRQQQRLERDGIKLPYSTLSDGFAKTAALITPIYRALVTEVLNADYLQADETSVPVLDKDKKGSTHRGYYWLYQDSINKLLVFDYQPGRGREGPAEMLKDFYGTLQTDAYSAYNSIVDTNNITLIHCLAHARRYFSDAIYSDRERAEYVLEQLQLVYQIERDSRALNHDNEKRAASRQKHSLPILKKLGSWMEDQYKQVLPQSPIGKALAYSIKRWDKLCAFVYDGKLHPDNNAAERSIRATVIGRKNYLFAGSHESAKRIAMLYSLIGTCKLHNINPSLWLKDVLMVINDHPINRIKELLPHIWITKQK, encoded by the coding sequence ATGAGTACGTCAGCAGAAGATAATGATTACAAACAGCTCTATGAGTCTGCCATCAACAAGGTTGAGCAGCTGCAGCATGAATTGAATCAGCTCAAGAAGATGATTTTCGGAGTTCGTCAGGAGCGATTTATTCCCGCAGATAAGAATCAACTGGCACTCGATATTCCAACAGAACAATCTGCTGCTGTTTGCAACGTGTTAGATGCAAAGAAGGTGACTTATGTGAAAGTTGTAAAACAAGATGCGACTCAAGCCAGAGATAGCCGTCATACCATACCATCTCACTTACGAAGAGAAGATGTAATTATAGATCCAGACCATATACCAGCTGGTAGTAAACATATTGGCACCACTGAAACTGAAGTGCTGGAATACAAACCCGCTGAAATTTATGTAGTCCGTTACATCCGTAACAAGTACCTTCTCCCATCTGCGGATGAGACGTCGTCAAAAATTATTGTTGGACCTTTGCCAACATTACCAGTTGCAAAATCGATGATGGGGCCAGGCTTACTGGCTCAACTGGTTGTTGAGAAGATCTGCGATCATCTCCCCGTGCATCGCCAGCAACAACGTCTGGAAAGAGATGGCATAAAGCTACCATACTCAACGCTGAGTGATGGTTTTGCTAAGACAGCTGCGTTAATTACTCCTATATACAGAGCGCTGGTAACAGAAGTACTCAACGCTGACTATTTGCAGGCTGATGAGACATCGGTACCAGTGCTCGACAAGGATAAGAAAGGGAGCACTCATCGGGGGTATTACTGGCTCTATCAGGATAGTATTAACAAGCTGCTTGTCTTTGATTATCAACCCGGGCGTGGCCGAGAAGGACCCGCAGAAATGCTGAAAGATTTTTATGGTACGCTGCAAACAGACGCTTACTCTGCATATAATAGCATCGTTGACACCAATAATATAACATTGATCCACTGTCTTGCTCATGCAAGAAGGTACTTCTCTGACGCTATTTACAGCGACCGAGAAAGAGCAGAATATGTATTGGAACAGTTACAGCTCGTCTATCAGATTGAACGCGATAGCAGGGCGTTAAATCACGACAATGAAAAACGAGCAGCTTCAAGACAGAAGCACTCCTTACCTATACTGAAGAAATTAGGAAGCTGGATGGAAGACCAATACAAGCAGGTACTTCCACAAAGCCCGATAGGAAAAGCCCTTGCCTATAGTATAAAACGCTGGGATAAACTCTGTGCCTTCGTGTATGATGGAAAGCTACATCCAGATAATAACGCGGCTGAGAGATCTATAAGAGCGACTGTTATAGGCCGAAAGAATTACCTCTTTGCCGGGAGCCATGAATCAGCAAAGCGAATTGCAATGCTCTACAGCCTGATCGGAACCTGTAAACTACATAACATTAATCCCAGCCTTTGGCTAAAGGACGTTTTAATGGTCATTAACGACCATCCCATCAACAGAATCAAAGAGCTCCTACCTCATATCTGGATCACGAAGCAAAAGTAA
- a CDS encoding DUF4259 domain-containing protein translates to MGTWANGSFGNDDAGDWVIDFSEQPNFDFLTVTLQGSIDNPNDAGLNMCAIAAAEVICILDGKIPLDYEEVSHNLAEVIELLKSQPVPMNLRELAVIAVSGIIKQSELKELWEGDEEWEEEVSALKSRLLR, encoded by the coding sequence ATGGGTACATGGGCTAACGGTAGCTTTGGAAATGATGATGCGGGTGATTGGGTGATTGATTTTTCAGAACAACCTAATTTCGATTTCCTAACAGTCACACTACAGGGTTCTATTGACAATCCGAATGACGCGGGATTAAATATGTGCGCTATTGCTGCTGCAGAGGTTATTTGCATATTGGATGGGAAAATTCCTCTGGATTATGAGGAAGTTAGTCACAACCTTGCAGAAGTTATTGAATTGCTGAAATCTCAACCTGTACCAATGAATCTAAGAGAGCTTGCAGTAATTGCTGTAAGTGGAATTATTAAACAGTCCGAATTGAAAGAATTGTGGGAAGGAGATGAAGAATGGGAGGAAGAAGTAAGTGCTTTGAAGAGTAGGTTACTACGCTAA
- a CDS encoding IS66 family transposase encodes MKFAHARRYFSDAIYSDRERAEYVLEQLQLVYQIERDSRALNHDNEKRAASRQKHSLPILKKLRSWMEDQYKQVLPQSPIGKALAYSIKRWDKLCAFVYDGKLHPDNNAARDL; translated from the coding sequence CTGAAATTTGCTCATGCAAGAAGGTACTTCTCTGACGCTATTTACAGCGACCGGGAAAGAGCAGAATATGTATTGGAACAGTTACAGCTCGTCTATCAGATTGAACGCGATAGCCGGGCGTTAAATCACGACAATGAAAAACGAGCAGCTTCAAGACAGAAGCACTCCTTACCTATACTGAAGAAATTAAGAAGCTGGATGGAAGACCAATACAAGCAGGTACTTCCACAAAGCCCGATAGGAAAAGCCCTTGCCTATAGTATAAAACGCTGGGATAAACTCTGTGCCTTCGTGTATGATGGAAAGCTACATCCAGATAATAACGCGGCTAGAGATCTATAA
- a CDS encoding transposase domain-containing protein encodes MLYSLIGTCKLHNINPSLWLKDVLTVINDHPINRIKELLPHIWITKQK; translated from the coding sequence ATGCTCTACAGCCTGATCGGAACCTGTAAACTACATAACATTAATCCCAGCCTTTGGCTAAAGGACGTTTTAACGGTCATTAACGACCATCCTATCAACAGAATCAAAGAGCTCCTACCTCATATCTGGATCACGAAGCAAAAGTAA
- a CDS encoding type II CAAX endopeptidase family protein — protein MKPLIIYFSLAYLISWTIWFPLYSPAFGILGLPVLPFNHGIGGSGPIIASFITTYIIEKKNGIKRLSTQLFRFKPLTYLLVALLSPFLLAIMASLIDCILHKTPFCLSGLFVAREFPSFSFPQFFLYNLFFFGFGEEAGWRGFALPQLQSRFSALTASLILTVFWALWHLPLFLYRPGFLDIGISGTFGWLFSLLTGSILLTWLYNSSKASILVCAVFHSTVDIAFLADFTNKNIINYMGVLITIWGIATIFIFKPRHLARTERIKKTAGYTS, from the coding sequence ATGAAACCATTGATCATTTATTTTTCCCTGGCATATCTCATTAGTTGGACTATCTGGTTCCCGCTATATAGTCCTGCTTTCGGTATTTTGGGTTTACCCGTACTTCCTTTTAATCACGGCATTGGCGGATCAGGTCCAATAATAGCGTCGTTTATTACCACCTATATCATTGAAAAGAAAAATGGTATCAAAAGGTTAAGTACACAACTATTTAGATTTAAACCCTTAACGTACCTCCTGGTAGCCTTGCTAAGCCCCTTTCTGCTGGCTATCATGGCGTCACTGATTGACTGTATTCTCCATAAAACTCCGTTTTGTTTATCAGGTTTATTCGTGGCCAGGGAGTTTCCGTCTTTCAGTTTCCCGCAATTCTTCCTTTACAACCTGTTTTTCTTCGGTTTTGGTGAAGAAGCAGGTTGGCGTGGTTTTGCCCTGCCTCAACTCCAAAGCAGGTTCAGTGCACTGACTGCAAGCCTTATTCTGACGGTATTCTGGGCTTTGTGGCACTTGCCGCTATTCCTGTATCGCCCCGGCTTCCTGGACATCGGCATTAGCGGCACTTTCGGCTGGTTGTTTAGTCTCCTTACGGGTAGTATTTTACTCACCTGGCTATACAATTCCTCCAAAGCAAGCATTTTGGTTTGTGCCGTCTTTCATAGCACAGTAGACATAGCTTTCCTGGCTGATTTTACAAATAAAAATATCATTAACTATATGGGAGTACTCATCACCATTTGGGGGATTGCAACCATTTTTATTTTCAAGCCTCGCCACCTCGCCCGTACGGAAAGAATCAAAAAAACGGCGGGCTATACCAGTTAA
- a CDS encoding DEAD/DEAH box helicase produces the protein MIPDSKISLFSSLFKGRQDVFALRWENSGKSGYIPAYHFDPYRYKVHKMKGGTLSNFPEKTHQPLTEAQIYQHLNGNHLIGIYPLLTDNTSWFIVADFDEEKWIDDSRKFLSFCREKGIPAYLERSRSGNGAHVWIFFEQPYPAIKSRKIMLSLLTEARIISTFDKNSSFDRLFPNQDMLSGKALGNLIALPFHKPAMDSGNSCFIIPETMEPYPDQWQFLETIHKAQVAILDNLHADISATTLSINTIPSQGLTITLNNVITIDRNSLPIILINYLREELNFANTEFFIRQKTGKSTYGSKRYFRFIEETNDHIIIPRGFTRKLLEFCKGNNITYKLEDRRKKWSPQLYRFEATLRDYQQNGVSATENKHLGVIVAPPGSGKTLIGLKIIANKQQPALIVVHRKQLMEQWAERITTFLGIPDHEIGKIGQGKHKPGKLVTLATIQSLAKAITNQSINDLTSSFGTILIDECHHIPAETYHSTIQQFNSYYQYGLTATPFRKYSDGKLIFIHLGEVIAEINNQQINSSTQPTIIIRETALDVPFNPKVDRFETLSKIIVHDSTRNNLILKDIIKELNNRKRVVVLTERKEQIDSLHQYLKQSYEVITLSGDDSATSRDSKWMLLKSGNYQVLITTGQFFGEGTDLDNATCLFLVYPFSFEGKLIQYIGRVQRSEITPVIYDYRDIRIDYLNKLFLKRNTYYRKLFRQRSLFDDPVDEIAPVITSDTLTIEKEIKVPLESLEFKYGAIGFTYIYKDPNEKLEFEIAHDDIRPEFEVLKPYFVKVLKTRNITVSIYAELENGTLVSQSADSVDVKRINKEIIDGVRFRFVTKAILNKSSSHERNILDITQLQAGQPLYQSGEELITDILKNTKFKHHQQLRYLAILNLCLSIIHRFYHYY, from the coding sequence GTGATTCCCGATTCTAAAATAAGCCTATTTAGCTCACTCTTTAAAGGTAGGCAAGATGTTTTCGCCTTGCGCTGGGAAAACAGTGGCAAATCTGGTTACATACCGGCTTATCATTTTGATCCTTACCGTTATAAGGTGCACAAAATGAAAGGAGGTACACTTAGTAATTTCCCCGAAAAGACCCATCAACCTTTAACAGAAGCACAGATATACCAACATTTAAACGGAAATCACCTTATAGGCATATATCCACTTTTAACAGACAATACATCCTGGTTCATAGTAGCAGATTTTGACGAAGAAAAATGGATAGATGATAGCCGCAAATTTCTTTCCTTTTGCCGTGAAAAAGGAATTCCTGCTTATCTGGAACGCTCCCGTTCTGGTAATGGTGCACATGTCTGGATTTTCTTTGAACAGCCCTATCCTGCTATAAAGAGTCGGAAAATAATGTTATCACTGCTAACAGAAGCTCGTATCATTTCAACATTTGATAAAAATTCTAGTTTTGACAGACTATTTCCAAATCAGGATATGCTTTCCGGAAAAGCATTGGGTAACCTCATAGCACTACCTTTTCATAAACCGGCTATGGATAGTGGAAATAGTTGCTTCATTATACCCGAAACCATGGAACCATACCCGGACCAATGGCAATTTCTTGAAACGATACATAAGGCACAGGTAGCAATACTTGATAACCTACATGCCGATATAAGCGCTACTACATTGTCAATAAATACAATACCTAGTCAGGGCCTAACTATCACACTAAATAACGTTATCACTATAGACCGAAACAGCCTCCCCATCATTCTAATTAATTATCTGAGAGAGGAATTGAATTTTGCCAACACAGAATTCTTCATCCGGCAGAAGACAGGTAAAAGCACATACGGAAGCAAGCGCTATTTCAGATTCATTGAAGAAACAAATGATCACATTATCATCCCCCGTGGCTTTACCAGAAAGCTCCTTGAGTTTTGCAAAGGCAATAATATTACATACAAATTGGAAGATAGACGTAAGAAATGGTCTCCGCAGCTTTACCGCTTTGAAGCAACGTTGCGAGATTATCAGCAAAATGGTGTTTCCGCTACAGAAAATAAACATTTAGGGGTAATAGTAGCTCCTCCTGGCTCTGGCAAAACTTTAATCGGATTAAAAATAATTGCCAATAAACAGCAGCCGGCACTTATCGTAGTGCATAGAAAGCAACTAATGGAACAATGGGCAGAACGCATTACGACCTTTCTTGGAATTCCCGACCACGAGATAGGAAAAATAGGCCAAGGAAAACATAAACCAGGAAAGTTGGTAACACTGGCAACAATTCAAAGTCTGGCTAAAGCCATAACCAATCAATCTATTAACGATCTTACCAGTTCATTCGGAACTATATTAATTGATGAATGTCACCATATACCAGCCGAAACGTACCACAGTACCATTCAGCAGTTCAATAGTTATTACCAGTACGGGCTTACTGCAACTCCTTTCCGTAAATACAGTGATGGTAAACTCATCTTCATCCATTTAGGTGAAGTTATTGCAGAAATAAACAACCAACAGATAAATAGCTCTACTCAACCAACAATAATTATACGAGAGACAGCTCTGGATGTGCCGTTTAACCCAAAAGTTGACAGGTTTGAAACCTTGTCCAAAATCATTGTACATGATTCGACAAGAAACAATTTGATTCTTAAAGACATAATCAAAGAACTGAATAACAGAAAGCGTGTCGTTGTGCTAACCGAACGTAAAGAACAGATCGATTCATTACATCAATATCTGAAACAATCCTATGAAGTTATTACCTTAAGTGGAGATGATAGTGCTACCAGCCGTGATTCTAAATGGATGCTATTAAAATCTGGGAATTATCAGGTATTGATTACCACAGGCCAGTTTTTTGGAGAAGGAACAGATTTGGATAACGCCACCTGCCTTTTTCTTGTTTATCCATTCTCATTTGAAGGAAAACTCATTCAATATATTGGTCGGGTGCAACGATCAGAAATAACACCTGTAATCTATGATTACCGCGATATCAGGATTGATTATTTGAACAAGCTGTTCTTAAAACGAAATACCTATTACAGAAAGCTATTTCGTCAGAGATCATTGTTTGATGATCCGGTCGACGAAATTGCTCCAGTAATCACAAGTGACACACTTACCATAGAAAAAGAAATTAAAGTACCTCTGGAATCCCTTGAATTCAAATACGGCGCAATAGGTTTTACGTATATCTATAAGGACCCTAACGAAAAACTTGAATTTGAAATAGCGCATGACGATATCAGACCAGAGTTTGAAGTGCTGAAGCCCTATTTTGTTAAAGTACTGAAGACCCGAAATATAACTGTTTCTATATATGCGGAACTGGAAAACGGAACGCTAGTATCTCAATCAGCGGACTCCGTCGATGTAAAGAGAATCAATAAAGAAATCATTGATGGTGTACGATTCAGATTTGTTACAAAAGCAATCCTCAATAAATCATCTTCACATGAACGAAATATATTGGATATAACCCAGCTACAAGCCGGACAACCGCTTTATCAATCCGGAGAAGAGTTGATTACAGATATATTGAAGAATACCAAATTTAAGCATCATCAACAACTCCGCTACCTGGCCATTTTAAATTTATGCTTGTCAATAATTCATAGGTTCTACCACTATTATTGA